In Gemmatimonadaceae bacterium, the sequence TAGAACGCGCCACCCACCACGCGCATCCAGTACATCGGCATCAGCTTGAGCACGGTCTCGATGAAGTCGGGATACTGCAGGCGCCCGGTTTCATCGAACGCGCGCCACATGAGCCCCTGCGTCACGCCGGCGCTGTAGATCGCCACGACGTAGAGCACGATACCCACCGACGCGATCCAGAAGTGCAGCTCCATCGCCCGCTTGCTGTAGACCTGCGTCTGGAAGAGGCGCGGCAGCAGCCAGTACACCATGCCGAACGTCATGAAGCCGTTCCAGCCCAGCGCGCCGGTGTGCACGTGCGCGATGATCCAGTCGGTGTAGTGGGCGAGGGCGTTGACGCTCTTGATGGAGAGCATCGGGCCTTCGAACGTCGACATGCCGTAGGCCGTCACGCCGACGACGAAGAACTTGAGGATCGGATCCTGCGCCACCTTGTGCCACGCGCCACGCAGCGTGAGGAGGCCGTTGATCATGCCGCCCCAGCTCGGCGCCCAGAGCATCACCGAGAAGAGCATGCCGAGGGTGGAGGCCCACTCAGGGAGCGCGGTATAGTGCAGGTGGTGCGGGCCGGCCCAGATGTACATGAAGACCAGCGACCAGAAGTGCAGGATGGACAGCTTGTAGCTGAACACCGGCCCTTCGGCGGCCTTGGGCATGAAGTAGTACATCAGGCCCAGGAACGGCGTCGTGAGGAAGAACGCGACGGCGTTGTGGCCGTACCACCACTGCATGAAGGCGTCCTGCACGCCGGCGTAGATGCTGTAGCTCTTCAGCGCCCCGGCCGGCATGGACAGGTTGTTGAAGATGTGCAGGATGGCGACGGTGACGATCGACGCGATGTAGAACCAGAGCGCCACGTAGATATGGCGTTCGCGCCGCTTGACGATCGTGCCGAAGAAGTTGACCGCGAAGACGACCCACACGACCGCGATGGCGATATCGATGGGCCACTCGAGCTCCGCGTATTCCTTGGCCTGCGTGAAGCCGAAGGGGAGCGTGAGCGCGGCGGAGACGATGATCGCCTGCCAGCCCCAGAAGTGGAACCGGGACAGGGCGTCGGAGAACATGCGCGCCTTGAGCAGGCGCTGGGTGCTGTAGTAGCAGCCCATGAAGAAGGCGTTGCCGGCGAACGCGAAGATGACCGCGTTCGTGTGGAGGGGGCGAAGCCGGCCGAACGCCAGGTACTGGGTATTGAAGTTGAAGAAGGGGTTGGCGAGCTGCAGTGCGATCAGCAGCCCCACCGTCATCCCCACCACGCCCCAGATCAGGGTCGCGAAGAGGAACTTCCGCACGATGTCGTCATCGTACGAGAAGCGGTCGAGCGTGGCGGCCGACGCACGCGGCACGGCCGCATCCGGCGCCGCGCTGGTAGCGGGGGTCATCAGTTGCCCTCGGGCAAAGGGGGAGTGTGGGACGTTGCCGGAGAGTGTAGGTCGTGGACTCCGCTGGCTGAGTCGGGAGGCTCTTGGGAAAGCGTCGGGGAATACCCGATACGGTGGGGGAGAATTGAAAAACCCAGGACCCACGACCAAAAACCCGACACCCTGAACTGATCAGTTCAGGGTGCCGGGTTTTTGGTTGTGCGTTTTGGGTCTTACGCGGCTTTCGCCACCCCTCCCCTCGGCGCCACCACAAACCGCCCGGTCTGCCCCATCTGGGCTTCGGCCTGGGCAGCCAGTTCGTGGGCGGCGCTGGCCGACTCCTCGGCGTTCGCCGCCGCCTGCTGCACCGTGCCGTTGAGGCTGGTCACGGCGTCGCGGATCTGGGCGAGCCCCTCCTGCTGGGAGCTCGCGGCGTTGCCGATCTCCTGCATGACCGCCTGCACGCTGCTGATCTGGCGGGCGACCTCGCCGAGCTGCACGCCGACCTCGCCGGAGATGGCGGCGCCCCCTTCGACACGCTGCACGGCCTCTTCAATGAGGGTGGCGGTGGTCCGCGCCGCGTCGGCCGCCCGCATCGCGAGCGCCCGGACCTCGTCGGCCACGACCGCAAAGCCACGGCCGGCATCGCCGGCGCGCGCCGCTTCCACACTGGCGTTGAGCGCCAGCAGGTTGGTCTGGAAGGCGATCTCGTCGATCGTCTTCACGATCTTGGCCGTCTCCCGCGCCGCCGTCTTCGTCTGCTCCATGGCGGTCAGCAGCCGCTCCATCCCCGACACGCCGGCCTGGGCGGACTGGCTGGCGCTGTGGGTGGTGGCCTGCGCCTCGCGAACATTCGACGCCGTGGACTGCCCCAGGCTCGCGAGTTCGGCGAGGCTGGCGGTGATCTGCTCCAGCGTGGCTGCCTGCTCCGAGGTCACCCGGGCCAGCGCATCCGACCCGGCCGCGATCTCGCCGGCCGCCCCGTCAATCTGCTCGGCGGACGCATGAAGCTTGCTGATGGCGCTCTGCAGGCCTTCAACTGCCTCGTTCATGTCGGCAGCGGTGCGATCATACTCCGGACCGTACCCGGTACCCAGGGCCCGTGACAGATCGCCGTCGCGCATCGCGCGCACCATCGGCGTGAGCGCCGCGAGGAACCGACGGGTCCCCTCCTGCGTGGCGTCGTTCTGCACGCGCAGCGTTTCGACCAGCGCCGCGCTTTCGGTCATCCGGGCGGCCACCGACCCAAAGGTGCCCTGCAGGATCCGGTCGCTCGTCTGGCGCATCGCCCGGCGTTCGGCCACCGCGTGCCCGAGTTCGGCCGCGTGCACATCGAGCGCTTCAACCGCCCCGATGACCGTGCGGAGCGCCGCCGCCACCCCCTCACCGGCCGGCACCACATCCGTCCGCCCCTCGCCCAGCGCGTCCAGCGATTCGAACACCGCCTGCGTCTGGGTCGCTTCCGCTTCGAGCTGACGCGCCAGGAACACCAGCACCGCCGTCTCGAACACGACGAACGCCGCGTGGACGGCCACGATCATCGTGCCGTGCTGGCTGTGGTTCAGCAGGTAGACGCCCACACCCTTCAGCTGCAGGACGTGGAAGAGCACATGGTGCACCGCGATCACCCCGGCCGCGACGACCGGCACCTTCCAATCCCGGTAGGCCAGCAGGAAGGCCAGCGACGCGAAGACGTGGAAGTGGAGCTCGATCAGCCCCCGCGACTGATGAATGAACAGGGCGCTGAACCCCATGAACGCGACCGCCAGCAGGTGGCGCGTGAGGGGGGCGCCAGCGCGCGCGCGGGAGAGGGCAAAGGCGCCCAGCGCCAGGGGGCCGCCCACAAGGAGGGCGGACGTCCACGCCTGGTAGATCGCCCCCAGGAGCAGGGCGACCGGCAGATGGGCAAGGAGGACCACACCAAGGAGACGGTCGGCGCCAACGCGGCTCCGACCGAGGACAGACTGCATAGCCATGGCAATCACGGCGAGGCGGACAGACGGGTCCGCGGAACATCAGATGGCCGACAGCGTCGCCGGTTCGAACGGCCGGGCAAGCATCCCGACCGGCTGAGAGTGTCGGCAGCGGGCGGGGAGCCGCTTTGTCAAGATTTTGGACGAAACGGCGGACTCGTGAGTCCGAAATCCCCCGAAAGGTCTCCCACGCCGATGTCAGGTATTCTCCGGTACCTCTCCGCGCCGCTCGCGATATACTTCGCCCATGCACACTCCTGCCTTTGGCGCCGCGCAGAGCCGCCGCGCCTTTCTCGGAACGGCCGCGGCCTTCGTGGCCGGTGGCGCCCTGGCCCGCCCGCTGCTTGCGGCGGCGGCCCCCCTGCCGGAGGTCAACGTCTATAAAGATGCCGGCTGTGGCTGTTGCAAGGAGTGGGTGAAACACCTCGAGAAGAACGGCTTCACCGTAAAGTCGCATGACACCTCGGACATGCAGACGGTCAAGGCGTCCTTCGGCGTGCCCGAGGCGCTCGGCTCCTGCCACACGGCACGGGTCGGGACCTACGTCGTCGAAGGACACGTCCCGGCTGATCTCATCGTGAAGCTCCTGACCGAGAAGCCGGCCAACGCCCGCGGCCTGGCCGCGCCGGGGATGCCGAACAAGGCGCCCGGCATGCAGCAGCCCGGGCCGCAGCCGCCCTACGACGTCATTCTCTTCGAGAAATCGGGGAAGACGCGCGTTTACGCGACGCGCTGAGCCGCCCGTGAGCGATGCGATGCTGGACGCCCGCGCCGACGCGGACGTCGAGGTCGTTCACGAACCGCCCCCACCGGCCCCGCTCACCATTGGCGGGGTCTTGGTGCACCACGCCGAGGAGCGCGACATCCCGGCGATCGTCACGCTCAACAACCTGTACGCGCCCGATGGCCTCACGCTGCGGCGGAGCGAGGCGTTCGTGACGGCGCACCTGCAGGACTATCAGGTGATCCGCGGCGAGGACGGGAGCATTCTGGGGCAGGTGGCGCTGGACGAGTACTCGCCCTCGCTGGTCGAGCTCGTCTCGCTGGCGGTCGCACCCGACTGTCAGGGGAAGGGGCTCGGGCAGGTGCTCATCACCGCCGCCGAGCATCTGGCGCGGGAGCGGGGGCACGATGAGCTCTTCGCGATCTCCCTGGCCGAGCAGCTGTTCCTCAAGATGGGGTACACGCTCACCAGCATCGAGATCTACCCCGAGAAGATCGCGCGCTACCGGTCGATCTCGCGCTCCGAGCTGTCGATCGGTCGGAAGTTCTGCTTTACGAAAGCGCTGGCGTAGGCTCGCCCTCCGGGGCGAGCTTATGGGATGCACTTCGTTGATCCCCATCTGCCCAAGCGCATCGATCGCTGGCGCAGCCCGGCCCTCGGCCTTGAGATGCCCATCGTGCAGTACGGCTGGCGCGGTCAGCCCGTACTGCTCTTCCCCACCGCCGCCGCCGATTTCCTCGAGAACGAGCGCTTCTGGCTGATCAAGGCGATCGAGCCGCTGCTGCAGCAGGGGCGCATTCGCGTCTTCTCGATCGACAGCATCAACCGCCTCGCCTGGATGGATCGGTCGCTCCCGGTCCCCGAAGCGGCGCGTCGGCAGGCGCTCTACTCGCGGTACGTCGAAGACGAAGTCGTGCCGTATATCCGGCATGCCTGCGGCGACGGCGGCGCACGCGCGATCACGACGGGCGCGAGCTTCGGCTGCTTCCACGCCGCGAACGCCTTCTTCCGTCGCCCCGATCTCTTTGGCGGCGTGATCGGCATGAGCGGGTTCTTCGATCTCGCGGTCAGCTACTTCAAGGGCTACAGCGACGACAACTGCTACTTCAACAACCCGATGTGGTACGTGGCGAACCTCGAGGGGTGGAGCCTCGATCAGCTGCGGCACCACTCCCGCATTGCGATCGTGAGCGGGCAGGGCGCGTACGAGAAGCCCGAGCGCACGCGCGAGTTCCACGATCTGCTCGACCGCAAGGGCATTGGCCACATCTTCGACCTGTGGGGGCATGATGTGAATCATGACTGGCCGTGGTGGAGGAAGATGCTGCCGCATTACCTGGAGCGACTGGGATGCTGAGGCGGGTGTTGAACCGATCGGTTCTGGGTTTCGGGTTCTTGGTTGTGGGTGGTGGGTTCACCGCGACGGCGGGGGCGCAGAAGGCCGCGCAGCCGTATCGGGACTCTTCTCTTGCCGCGCGCGTGGCGCATGTGCGCAAGCTGCTGCGGACCTCGCCGCTGGTGGACGGACACAACGATCTGCCGTGGGCGTTGCGCGAAGAGAAGGAGACGCCGCGCGATGTGGAGGCGTACAACCTGCGCCGACAGACGCGCGGCATGACCGATATCGCCCGGCTGCGCAAAGGGCAGGTGGGCGGGCAGTTCTGGTCGGTCTACATCCCGGGGGAGATTCGCGACTCGGGATACGCCCGCGTGCAGCTCGAGCAGATCGATATCGCCAAGCGCATCATTGCCAAGTATCCCGACGTCTTCATGCCGGCGTTCACCGCCGCTGACGTGCGCAAGGCGTATGCGCAGGGGAAGATCGGCTCGCTGCTCGGCATGGAAGGCGGCCACGCGATCGAGAATTCGCTGGGCGCGCTGCGCGCGTACTACGATCTCGGCGCGCGCTACATGACGCTCACGCACAACGTGACGCTCGATTGGGCCGACGCCGCGAATGACAAGGCGGTGCACGGCGGGCTCACGCCGTTCGGCAAGGAAGTCGTGCGCGAGATGAACCGGCTGGGCATGCTGGTGGACCTGTCGCACGTGAGCCCGGGGGTGATGAGCGCCGCGCTCACCACCACCGAAGCGCCGGTGATCTTTTCGCACTCGAGCTCGCGCGCCATCACGGATGTGCCGCGCAACGTGCCCGACAGCATTCTCGCCCGCCTGCCCAAGAATGGCGGTGTGGTGATGGTGACGTTCGTGCCCGGCTTCGTGAAGCAGGCGGTCGCCGACTACGACAAGGCACTCACCGCCATGCGCGATTCGATCGCGAAGAAGTTCCCGAACGACAACGATGCGCAGTTCAAGGCGGTGGCGGCGTGGCGCGAGTCGCATCCCACGCCGATGGCCACGATTGCCGATGTGGCCGACCATATGGATCACATCAAGCAGGTCGCGGGCGCCGCACACGTTGGCATGGGTGGCGACTACGATGGCATCACCGAAACCGTGAAGGGGCTCGAGGATGTCTCCAAGTATCCGGATCTGCTCGCCGAGTTGGTGAAGCGCGGCTGGACCGACGCCGAGATCACCGGCGTGGCCGGCGGCAATGTGCTGCGCGTCCTCGAGCGCGCCGAAGCGGTGTCGGCGCGTCTCAAGAAGGAACGGCCGGCGTCCACCAAGACCATTCAGCAGCTCGATCGCAAGATCACGCCGTAATCACACGCCGTCA encodes:
- the ccoN gene encoding cytochrome-c oxidase, cbb3-type subunit I — encoded protein: MTPATSAAPDAAVPRASAATLDRFSYDDDIVRKFLFATLIWGVVGMTVGLLIALQLANPFFNFNTQYLAFGRLRPLHTNAVIFAFAGNAFFMGCYYSTQRLLKARMFSDALSRFHFWGWQAIIVSAALTLPFGFTQAKEYAELEWPIDIAIAVVWVVFAVNFFGTIVKRRERHIYVALWFYIASIVTVAILHIFNNLSMPAGALKSYSIYAGVQDAFMQWWYGHNAVAFFLTTPFLGLMYYFMPKAAEGPVFSYKLSILHFWSLVFMYIWAGPHHLHYTALPEWASTLGMLFSVMLWAPSWGGMINGLLTLRGAWHKVAQDPILKFFVVGVTAYGMSTFEGPMLSIKSVNALAHYTDWIIAHVHTGALGWNGFMTFGMVYWLLPRLFQTQVYSKRAMELHFWIASVGIVLYVVAIYSAGVTQGLMWRAFDETGRLQYPDFIETVLKLMPMYWMRVVGGAFYITGMGIFGWNIFKTWATRPAKYEVPVIEAAPLAPKYVETHPVTPAATAWGRFNQVQWHRAWERAPMLFTVLTVVAVAVASLFEILPTFLIKSNVPTIASVKPYTPLELAGRDIYISEGCFNCHSQMIRPFRYETERFGEYSKPGESVYEHPFLWGSRRIGPDLAREGGKYPNLWHVRHFENPRAVTAKSIMPAYSHFLTEPLDFDVIQKRVDAMAMVGVPYGDAVNKAPAMARAQAKDVAAAIASEGGPKGLEDKKIVAIVAYMQRLGRDIKVTATASAPAVGRSGGSH
- a CDS encoding methyl-accepting chemotaxis protein, producing MAMQSVLGRSRVGADRLLGVVLLAHLPVALLLGAIYQAWTSALLVGGPLALGAFALSRARAGAPLTRHLLAVAFMGFSALFIHQSRGLIELHFHVFASLAFLLAYRDWKVPVVAAGVIAVHHVLFHVLQLKGVGVYLLNHSQHGTMIVAVHAAFVVFETAVLVFLARQLEAEATQTQAVFESLDALGEGRTDVVPAGEGVAAALRTVIGAVEALDVHAAELGHAVAERRAMRQTSDRILQGTFGSVAARMTESAALVETLRVQNDATQEGTRRFLAALTPMVRAMRDGDLSRALGTGYGPEYDRTAADMNEAVEGLQSAISKLHASAEQIDGAAGEIAAGSDALARVTSEQAATLEQITASLAELASLGQSTASNVREAQATTHSASQSAQAGVSGMERLLTAMEQTKTAARETAKIVKTIDEIAFQTNLLALNASVEAARAGDAGRGFAVVADEVRALAMRAADAARTTATLIEEAVQRVEGGAAISGEVGVQLGEVARQISSVQAVMQEIGNAASSQQEGLAQIRDAVTSLNGTVQQAAANAEESASAAHELAAQAEAQMGQTGRFVVAPRGGVAKAA
- a CDS encoding DUF411 domain-containing protein; this translates as MHTPAFGAAQSRRAFLGTAAAFVAGGALARPLLAAAAPLPEVNVYKDAGCGCCKEWVKHLEKNGFTVKSHDTSDMQTVKASFGVPEALGSCHTARVGTYVVEGHVPADLIVKLLTEKPANARGLAAPGMPNKAPGMQQPGPQPPYDVILFEKSGKTRVYATR
- a CDS encoding GNAT family N-acetyltransferase, with protein sequence MLDARADADVEVVHEPPPPAPLTIGGVLVHHAEERDIPAIVTLNNLYAPDGLTLRRSEAFVTAHLQDYQVIRGEDGSILGQVALDEYSPSLVELVSLAVAPDCQGKGLGQVLITAAEHLARERGHDELFAISLAEQLFLKMGYTLTSIEIYPEKIARYRSISRSELSIGRKFCFTKALA
- a CDS encoding dipeptidase, with amino-acid sequence MLRRVLNRSVLGFGFLVVGGGFTATAGAQKAAQPYRDSSLAARVAHVRKLLRTSPLVDGHNDLPWALREEKETPRDVEAYNLRRQTRGMTDIARLRKGQVGGQFWSVYIPGEIRDSGYARVQLEQIDIAKRIIAKYPDVFMPAFTAADVRKAYAQGKIGSLLGMEGGHAIENSLGALRAYYDLGARYMTLTHNVTLDWADAANDKAVHGGLTPFGKEVVREMNRLGMLVDLSHVSPGVMSAALTTTEAPVIFSHSSSRAITDVPRNVPDSILARLPKNGGVVMVTFVPGFVKQAVADYDKALTAMRDSIAKKFPNDNDAQFKAVAAWRESHPTPMATIADVADHMDHIKQVAGAAHVGMGGDYDGITETVKGLEDVSKYPDLLAELVKRGWTDAEITGVAGGNVLRVLERAEAVSARLKKERPASTKTIQQLDRKITP